One genomic segment of Hydra vulgaris chromosome 14, alternate assembly HydraT2T_AEP includes these proteins:
- the LOC136090726 gene encoding uncharacterized protein LOC136090726, with amino-acid sequence MLMETGGAQDEAPRYPKTLATAVDLFRLLNLDALLHGVNAAGLSVFNPVERRMVPLSHDLAGIILPHDYFGNHLDSSGKTIDQKMEVENFQKAATVLAQVWEKTVIDGYSVHCQAVQVGKAYEPPTPNPVWVEKHCQQSRYSLRIVKC; translated from the coding sequence ATGTTAATGGAGACTGGTGGAGCTCAGGATGAGGCACCGCGCTACCCTAAAACCTTAGCAACTGCTGTTGATCTCTTCCGCTTGCTTAATTTAGATGCCCTTCTTCATGGTGTAAATGCAGCTGGGCTTTCAGTCTTTAACCCCGTCGAAAGAAGAATGGTACCTCTTTCTCATGATTTGGCTGGAATAATTCTTCCTCATGATTATTTTGGCAACCACCTTGATTCTTCAGGAAAAACAATCGACCAAAAAATGGAGGTAGAGAACTTTCAAAAAGCGGCTACCGTTTTAGCCCAAGTTTGGGAGAAAACAGTCATTGATGGGTATTCTGTTCATTGCCAGGCTGTACAAGTTGGAAAAGCATATGAACCACCTACTCCTAATCCTGTTTGGGTAGAAAAACATTGTCAGCAATCGCGATATAGCCTTCGAATCGTAAAATGCTAA